GAGGTTTCGGCCGATCTTTGGGTGCCCATCGCCCTGCCCTGGGTCATGCTGGCCGTCTCCGCCCTGGCGGTCCTGGGGCTGGCGCGGCTGTTCCATTGGGACCGCAAGGTGGTGGGCGGGCTGTTGCTGGGGGCGACGCTGGGCAATACCTCCTTCTTGGGAATTCCCTTCGTCCAGGCCTTCTTCGGCGAGGCCGGGGTGCCCTATGCGGTGCTCTACGACCAGTTGGGCAGCTTCTTCGCCCTGGCCATCTACGGGGCGACCGTCATCGCCTTCTACGGCGGCGAGGGGCGACCCGACGCGGGAAAGATTCTCTGGCGTATCGTCACCTTCCCGCCCTTCCTGGCCATGGTCGCCGCCTTCCTGCTGCGCGGCTGGACCTATCCGGAACCCGTCGCCGCCGCCCTGGAACGGATCGCCGGCACCCTGGTGCCCGTCGTGATGGTGGCGGTCGGCTTCCAGTTGACCCTGAAGGTGCCGAAGTCGCAGATGCTGCCCCTGGGGCTGGGCCTCGCGATCAAGATGGTGGCGGCGCCGCTGCTGGCCCTGGGCGCCCTGACGGCGCTGGGCGTGACGGGCGAAGCCACCCGGGTCGCCATCTTCGAGGCCGGCATGGCCCCCATGATAACCGCCGGCGCCCTGGCCATCGCCGCCGGCCTGGCGCCCGAGATGATGGCGGCCATGGTGGGGCTGGGCATCATGATGTCCTTCGCCACCTTGCCGGTGCTGTTCAGTCTGCTATAAGCGGGGGATGACAAACCTTTCCCGCCTTTTCCTCAACGCCGGCGCCGAC
The Magnetospirillum sp. WYHS-4 DNA segment above includes these coding regions:
- a CDS encoding AEC family transporter, which produces MENVLPVLFLMAVGVGLRRLPAFPATTGQSLNMFVVYVSLPALVLVQVPKLEVSADLWVPIALPWVMLAVSALAVLGLARLFHWDRKVVGGLLLGATLGNTSFLGIPFVQAFFGEAGVPYAVLYDQLGSFFALAIYGATVIAFYGGEGRPDAGKILWRIVTFPPFLAMVAAFLLRGWTYPEPVAAALERIAGTLVPVVMVAVGFQLTLKVPKSQMLPLGLGLAIKMVAAPLLALGALTALGVTGEATRVAIFEAGMAPMITAGALAIAAGLAPEMMAAMVGLGIMMSFATLPVLFSLL